The nucleotide sequence CCTAAATTAGAATATAGTGGTTTGTTCTGTGGAAAACATCAGATGGGGGATGTAATATAAGCATCCCctattcgttttctttttcttccttatcGATTACGGTGTCCGTTTATCGTTCCTTCCGTCCGTTCGAACCTATTTAGGTCTGTCTGTTTGTGTGGCCTGCAactctttctctcttccttaCTCTTTGCCGCAGGATAAGAGTTAAAATGACTTAATTTAGGATTCGTTTTGAGTGTATTTTAAAGCCGACCAATGTActtttttgaaagttttcattatttgacaGAGCGAGCACCGAGGAAGACTAGGGCAGAGCCTGAATCCGAACCGGAAAGCGAACCTGAAGCGGAAGGAGAATCCAAAGCAGAAGGAGAACCCAGTAGTGAAAATCACTCATACACGGAGCCTACCTCAGAATATCCAGAAGGAGAAACTGAACCGTCGCCAACGCCGGAAAATTGGCCAGAACCAGGCCCCCGTTGGGAACAAGCATACGAGACGTGGAGATGGGCCTGGGAGCTACATGTTTACCTTTACGCGACGATATACCTTTTGATTGGCTTGTACGCCGGATATTACGTCATAGCTAACGTTTATGACGGTCTGCAAGGAAAATACCTGAGCGTGAGCCTCAATATCATGGTGTCGATGTTTGGGTTCACGAGGGCCCTTGTCATGTTTTTGGACCCATATCATCAAGGGGGTATAATTCACAACACTGCGGTGATGCGCGTGATTTGGTCCCTCGCAGGCCCTTGTCTCACGGCCTCCGACAGTTTGATGATTCTTGCCCTGATAGAGACGGCAAAAATCTCCGTTGCACCTCCTAAGCTTCAGAAAGCAAGCACAAACATTATTATCATAAGCTTTCATTTTGCACTTGTAATAACTACAGACTGTGTAGTTGCCGACTATGTGGAAGCGAAAGTTATGTTGTTATTTTGTCAGTTGTTTTTTGTTACGTGGGGTTTTGTGCTTGGAACTATAAACTTTATCCTTGGATACAAACTGGATAAACAACTTTTCAGTcacaaaaaaccaaaagaaacaGCGGACAAAATATACATTTATCTTATTTACGCCTCAGGCCTAGCAAACTACTTTTTATGCGCAATCATTGTTTATTCAGCGTGCGGAGTATTTGGTGTTTATTCAGATGTTCAATTTGTAGATGCATGGCCTTGGTGGGCCTTGCAAACGATGTCTCGCTTCAGCGAGATCCTCGCGTGTGTCTTGATATTCACAGTTAGTGCTAAAAGGACCCGAGTGAAAAAGGCAGTCGCTCAGTTAACGGATGAAAAAAGCTTAGACACAATCATCCCGGGAGGAATCGGTTCTACGCAATCTTTATCGTGGTCCTCAAGATTCAGAAATTGCTTCAAGCGTAAAAAAGTCGCCGCTGACAGAAACAGTGGGAGTGCAATAAGCCTATTCACAGCTCTCCGTGAAATGGCTCTGGCTGCGACCGGTGAGAACTGGTACGGGACAAATCTGGATCCCCCAATGAAAGATAATGGGGAATGTTGGGTAGAAACAAAAACGACTTCGTCTGTAATTCATCTGCCTGGGAAAACGAAAATACATCCACATGTAAACACAACTGACGACTTAGGGAGCGATGGCGAGGAAGTGGAAAAGGAGTACTTAGAACTTGAGTTAAGACGCGTACAATCAAGAAGAGCGAGCATGTTTACAGCTCTTCACGACGCTAAAAAGACGCGTAACACGGCCTTTCCACCCGGAAAAATGACTCGGCTAAAGCCATTATTCCAAACTGATAATTCTGGAGAAACTAGCATCAAGGAGATTGACTCGAAGAGACAAAACTCTGGAAATACTTGGGGTAAATGGCCGGAAACAACACTTCCAAACATGGCAAACACGGAAGAAAATTACTGAACAATAAACGATTCTTCTCGGAGGGCAAAGGTCACATGATGATCGAGAAAATCAAATCTCTTTTTCCATACGCACCATTAAGTAACAGGAAGGCTGGCAAGGTTTTTCTGCACTGATCGATTTTTTGTCATACGAAAATAACATTACAACTGTGAGAATTTTTTAAGCTAGGGCTTCAGATGCGTATCCTGTTGTCTACATGAATACTATGCGCAAAGTTTTGATATTACACTTATCAGGGTTAAAATGGAATTCTAGCAAGTCGTTTTAAAGGGTAATTATGCCCCAGTAACCATATGATTACAAATCATACTACAAAAATTTACTACTCACAACCTTTCGAGATTTCGATGATTTACTTAACCTTTCGAAGATTGTTCTCAGGTGCCCTAAAGATTCAAACGAATTGAACGCAATTCAGTAGGCTTGCAGCACACCCATGGCGGTAGTGTGCCtagaaaaattatgttttgacTAAAATGTGTCCCTATGTATGGTTTCTGATTGTTTGAATAGATCACCTTACCAAGGGATAGAAAAAGAGTATTGAGACTCAAATCAGGTCGTAGGTAGGCGACCAAGTTGCTaagcaagattcaaaatggcggcctcTGAAGCAAATTTCAGCGCATTTCAAAAGATTTTACGCTAATTGAAATCAGAAGGtggaaattttaatgatttcccaaaaaattttttgatgatGTAAATACAAATGATATGGTCTCCTGAGCATACTTATCTCTTCGCCCAACATCTGCATCTTTAATTGAAGGCAGTGCTTTGCGATGGGTTATTTGTACCACATGCAACCAAATAAATCCGGTTTTATTGCCATACCGCATAAGCATTCACTGCTTTTGTTAGTGAGTCATTATTACAAAATTATCCCCTGTGGCAGAATGAGCGTTCACATGACCTATCAGTTTCCAGAGTTCACGGTCTTGGGTGGCATCATAAGGAGACAAAATCGAGTTATGCAGTAATGACCAGACCGGTTAGACAGGTTAGATATGTCGCCAAGCCACCTCTTTCACTATTCTCTTCTGCTTCTGTTACCAGCAACCTTCCCTTCGAAACATACTTTTGATACTCCTTATTTACTTCGTATGATGTTCTTATGAAGTTATAGTGTACCTTTGACCAAAGGAAGGACTGGGGCCATACCAATTGCATATAGACGGGTTTGCATACTCATGTGATGCGCTAGACGCGCAGATGACGTGCATAACGTGCATGATATATGTTAGCGTGTAGGATGGATAAAAAAGAGAGCTTCAAATTCCCGCGAGATCCACTGCCTCTCAGAATTTCAATTCCGAGGAGAAGCGTTTTTTTTACAGCATTTGAAAATTTAgcaaagaaaattcagtaatttgtatgaaaatcataacaGTGGGAATGGGGTGCAAATCTTATTCCTACCATACAAATCATTGTAATTGGTAAAATTCATCCACAGAAACTACTGCTGAAGCAATTTATATTAGcctgaaaaacattttcaggctAATGATTGATTCAGCTTGCACGGTAACCTAATCAGTTAAGatagtttttcagtttttctttcaaactgGTTGAAGCATAGCGCCTTGAGAAAGCCGACTGTGTTTGCACGCGTCATTAAACATGAAATACGTAATAAAAAGACTAGTACTCTAAAACTATGACGTAGTAAACAGTCTATGACGTCAAGATGCTGAGCTCTGCCACTATAGTCAACTTAATTTTGAAGCCTCTCGTGTCTTTTTTAACTCCGTTAAATCCAATGATATAGGAAGTTACTGTAATTGAGTAAAACTGTGATGAGAAGTGGTCAAATATGGTTTGGTTTTGTGGTAAGAAACTGATTGTTCTTTTGGTTTGCCAGTTGCAGAAAATGTACGCGTGAAATTCGTGAAATACAACTACTTAAACAGAATTATAATAATTGCTTTACAATCTGTTGATTCCAGCAGTTTTGCACTTGAAAACGGTGGTAGTGCCATATTCTAGCTAGACCATTGTTTCACTTAACAGTGAGAAAATATCCTACGAAATTTAGCCCTGCAATGAATGCTGTTCTTCAGTAAAAATCACGACCAATAATGTAATTTCAGAGCTGAATCAGCGCTACCTGGCTTTCAAACGACTTGCATTTTATTGAGAAGCCGTCATATGTTAAGGGTTATTATACAAAATAATAAGAGTCAATAGATGTTACATTATTTTAcctgaagatttagatatatgaaaattcacatatttgcactgcggtggaaagatgaaattagaagatcctcgcagctaagaacactactgaaactagtagtagtaagtaggacctgaaaaaaaatttcaggcccgtacgggatttgaacccatgacctctgcgataccggtgcagagcgctgcaccggtatcgcagaggtcatgggttcaaatcccgtacgggcctgaaatttttttcaggtcctacttactactactagtttcagtagtgttcttagctgagaggatcttctaatttcattattttacctCTTGGATATTTTAACACCATAGCTGTATTCAATTTCAGATCCTTTTGATGTTGGCCTCTTTTAGTCACTGCAGGCAGCCGAGGCGTATACTTCGACCAAGGCTTCAAGATCAAGAAAGATCATTCACTGCACCAACGGGCAATTCTCCATTTACTAAACGCATAAGAGACAGGAAAAATAATGTAGAAAATGCTAAGCATTCGCAGATCCTTGCCAAACAGGTATCCAGTCCATCTCTGTTACCGACAGCTGAGTCAGAACCTCTTGCAGTAGATCCAGATGCGGAGGTGGAAGCCACGACTGAGACCTGGCCCGAGGCTGGCCCAGAGTGGTCAATTGCTTTCGAGGAATGGGGCGGAGCCTGGGAATTTCATGTTTACTTCTTTGCGTTAATATTTCTGGGTTATGCTCTTTATTCTGCATTTTTTATTGTGATTGGACTGTACACAGGGCTAAAGCAAAAGTACCTTGGCTTCTGTTTAAACGCCATGATGTTTATTCTGGGCTTTACTCGGATGTTTGTGTTGTTTACAGATCCATATCACCAAGGAGACCTAATACACAACACGTTTGCGATGCGTCTCTTGTGGTCGCTTGGTGGTCCGTGTCTTACCTCGGCCGATTGTCTAGTCATTCTTGCTCTGGTCGAAACTGCTAAAGTTTCCCTGGCTCCTCCAAAGATGCAAAAATTCGGTGTTATTCTTAAAATCATCGTAATGCACTTTCTTCTGGTGTTGACGACTGAATTTGTCGTGGCGAGCTTTATCGAAGCAAAAGCCATGCTTCTTTTCTGCCAGATATTTTTCATAGTGTGGGGCACAGTTCTTGGTGTTGGCTACTTTGTCCTTGGATATAAACTCGATAAAAAGCTTTACCGTCACTTGGAAGTCAAAGATAAAAGAGCATTGCTTTACATCCGATTAATATACGCCTCGGGTGTCAATAATCTTATCCTTTCTGTAATGTTTATCTACTCCAGTGCTGGAGTTTTTGGAATTTATTCCAATGTGAAGTATATCGACGCTTGGTCTTGGTGGGCGGTTCAAACGTGTTATCGCCTCGGTGAAGTGTTATCCGGGATACTAGTCTTCACAGTCAGTGCAAATCGACAGAGAATCAAAAGGGGAGCTGATCACACGTTGGAAGGTGATGGTTTAGATGACGATTCAGCGCAGCCTGGTACAAAACCATTCACGCCGAGAGAGAAGTATAGAATATCCAGCGTTTTATATGATATAGCTTCGATGAGATTTCTTACAATGGCAGGAGATCAGTGGACAACCATGTTGGAAGATTTACAAGAGACGAAACACGAAGTAGCGATGTATTACGCCCGCGAGCAAATGGACGCgcagacacacacacacacgcatgCGCCTGACACGCAGAAAGAAGTTGGGCTACAGAGTATATCTGTGGATTTGCACGATGCAAATCTCGAAGCAAACGAGTCCCTTGCACTCGCCTAAACGCACGCGCAAAAAAAGACCATGATTAGACATTAGGTATCTACAGAAGTGTAGTATATTGCTGACTTTTGGTCTGTTTCTATTCAACAATTTGAAAGATTCATCGTAGAAAATGCACATGCCTGTATTTGTGCTTTCAAATCTCTCCTTCGACAACGTGTgcgttttgtttttcctttttgtgtgATAGctttgaggttgttgttgcgcttgcaattagggagtttgagcagaggcgtcccaagctcacatctcgagaaagacgaaagattaattctcggacatgtatttatttatgaaagcgtcacgcgttgtgttacgcggtgttgtgttacgcggtgttaggttacgcgaggaatCGTAGACTTATACGTCATaaggaatagtttgggaaacgaaatatggtcgatttacaacgctaaatattccgaaatgtgaacactttacactccttgtgtgtccgttgcgatttctggtgatttctgccatgagacggctgggaaatgtacaaagtttacGTGTTtagcttttgagctttttgccatgaatgcgaccccggctaggcgggttaccccgCCTTTAGACGTTTACATGGTAAATTGTCATCCCGGTTGACAGGGTTACCcaacctatcatgtaaacgtgatcaagataaaaggAGAGATTATATGGaaaggcgggttaccccaccttggCAGGTTACCTCAACTACCTGGGGTCCTCCACCTCCATGTAAATAGACCCTACCTCccaatagtaattctccttactgtctgccgtaccattcttatgatgctagttcgaagaatttgttattggatcaatttaaataatcccctaaatgatacttttctttattctcatcacttttttgcttaattgatattgaattgataatgtaaggaaaacatgatgtcttggtcactcatgagagcgaaattaaagggttaagtaaaacACTGAAAGTACTCAGCTCAGAAGGCATAAGACAATGATTTTAAGAAGAATGTAGGTATCACGCtttaaaagtacattttcaGACATGGGCTGAGAATATTTCAGCAATGgacattattataataataataataataataataataagcatAATTAGAATTTATAGGGCTCATCATATGCATGATCAAATATGCtgctctgaaaataaaaaattaaaattaaataaaaaataaacattttttatgaTAATGGCAGCTAACTAAAATCATTATAAAGTTACATTTAGATCATTGTTAACAAAACCTTACAATTCCCTAAAGAAGATAAAAACACTACATTATTGAAGACAACAAACTGAAAGCTTGGCTCAAAAGGTAAGTTTTGAGATTACGCTTAAAACCAGATACAGGTCGGTGATGTCACTTAGTAGACTATTCCTAAGGGTAACAGTcttaatcgctctgacgaagggccaacactcgaaacatcagctgttaaactctttacaatgaccaatttaccttatcaactcagtcaataatactaaattaccatgtcatactctcccaccgacgcagcagaaacttaccccctttattccaAAGGTTCAATCACCATGGAATATGACCTCAGCAAGTTGATAAAGAAGTTATAAGATGTTAATTGTCAGGTGTGAGATCAAtttagacaaaagaaaaatgtttttgaactAAGTCTACCTTCTGTGTCTACATGCAATCTGCATTTGGGAATAtatataacggcgtaatatgtgactaacagTTTATATACTgcaagattttacgccactatctgcgtcggtagattaattataataaattaatgtataattaaattatattactgCCGTAAAATTTGCATTACATATATCACCGACCGGATTTTAAAAtccgtaaaatcttacatataaacatcaccgactggaagaaattacgccgttagtttaTTAACAGGAGTACAATTTTACAGCATGTAAGTAGCGGAAgtgtttattctttttttctattatgTTTTAGCGAGGCCACTTTAGTAAGTGGCGCGACAAATTTTTAGTCAAGCCTGAAAAGTGACAAGGTATGGATAGCTTCTACGGGCATAGCGTTTATAACAATTTTATCACTGTAGAGTGGTATATGTACTCCTACGATAAACTAAGAAATTTATCACAGTCTAGTTTGAATTCGAATGTcttgtcttgctttttttcgTGTGAGCGTGGGTGTGTATGTGTGGATGTGTTAGGATGTGTTATCGTTCCAGTTCGCAATTTCAAGACCAGTCATTACCCACATTATCCCTTGCCATGTGAATTTAGAAATGATGCACTATCCGACATTTCACATTTAAAACACTCTTTATTAAGAAGTTTTAAGATTTTGGACAGTGCCGTGAAAGTGGTAATGAATATCACCACATCACTGTCCCTTTTGTATTCTTTTCTATCCCGACGGCTGGGTCTTCGGCATTGAGCCCGAATATGGCCTACGGCTCCACGGTTGTAACATTTCTCTGCAAGGAAATAAAGACTTTTGTTATAATAATAGCTGTAAAAACCACGTGACCCTTTGCGCGAAATCATGAAAATTACATAGTCTCTACGATTGAATAACAGTCGTGTCTTTTGCAACGTAATTAACATGGATTGCCATTTCATTAAGAGAGGGTCACTTGTATCTCCATGCGGCCATGTCCTTTTCATTAAACAAATAGGAGTGAATCACTAGAAGACCTCCCGCAAAAATGTGACATGTGTAAcatgttatttttacatgtgAATGCCAACGCTATGGTTGCAAAGTAATTCGTACGCAAATGAAATGGTTCGGTGTTCCCTTtacttttcctttctgtttgtCCGTTTGcgtgtaattaattttaatttagggaaaaacaatatttctctCGATCACTGCTCGCACTCCCGAGGCATATTCAACACTCGAAGGGATGTTTGGTATGTTAATGCGCCATGCTATATCAtatattttaagtttgaaaaatagGCGAATAAGACTTAGGAAAACCAAATTAAACGGTTAAAAATGTATCCAACGGTAGGTAGCAGTTTAGATTACTTACTGGGACGACGTGGAGGTTGCCGTAAGGGTTGACGCGGTTGGACAGTTGTCTCTCTGCGCCGTTCTGTCCTCATGTCTGCTTCTCTCCCTTTCTCTTCTCCGTCTCTCTCTATCTTCGTCTATTGGGTCTTCTTCCCTCTCTCTACTTCAATACGGAGCAACTCCATGGCATCATGGATTTCAGCCATCTGAAAGGCAGAACCCAAATAATTCAACGTACATCCAATATTTTTTACcaaatatataattttacaCTGTCCGACCTTTTTCGACTTTCGAGGAATAGCACGCTAAGACTGACACATCATGATTCTAGGAGATGTAAATAATTAAACTTAActaaagaaatacaaacaacaaaaaaagttttttataaAACTGAAAGGACACTTCCAGCGAACACATGGAAAAACTAGTTGTAATTGAAAACAGTGGAATCTCTTAAACTTTAAATGTATAATGAAAGCTTGAATGACTCAAACTTTTCAGAGTGGTGCTTTGATAAACCTTGTACAAATTAGAAAACTTGACAGACTTACGGTTTTAATTGATGCGAGTTACTTTGGAAAACTGATAAAATATCAGAATGGTGTGAGAGAGGAAGAGTTAATCGTATGATTAAAGGAAGTAAGAGAGAGAAATTCTCGACACCAGAAATGCAGACGCTTCTAGAAAAGTCTCCTTCCTATTCTACCGGTTCGGAGCTAATGAGGCTGAAATGTTCCGATGATTGGTGGTCAAAAGTGTTACGAAAGTCAGTAAATCTAGAGTACGTAGACATCAACTTCAACATAACTAGATGCGACTCGTTTAACAGGGTGTGGAGACAATATAAAGTTTCCGAGAAAGGTAAGGAATTTTTTGCGCCGTCCGCGCAACGACCTTGTTCTCGATTCTGCAGTCGATCCTTTtaacgaggaaaaaaaagagaaagccGCCAAAACTTACTCACACATGTCCAATACACCTGACCTGAGTCGGGTTACCTTCACCAGCAGGCGGATTGAGTCCTATTGCGACCGGAACCGGAAATGGCCGTATGGCGCTTGACTGGTGGTACCGGAAGTAAGAGGTTAACATGAGCGAGGGGGATTGAAGATATTGGCAAACAGACTCGATCGGATCCGATGGCGACAGTTTGTCCTGGCAAGAGTCGATCGAACTCCCCCGAGGTCAGTTCGTGAAAATATCTCTCATCCATGAGGCGAGACAAGGGCGCTACACTTGAAGTGTACGTCATTCTTAAAGCCATGACGCGAAAAAAGCGCGCTACATATGTAACATTGGTCGTTCTTAGAGCCATAAGGCGAAACAAGCGCGCTACACATGTAACATCCGTCGTTCTTTAAGCCATGAGGCGAGAAAAACGCTACACATGAAATAAACCTCGTTTTTTGGGCCATGAGGCGAAACAAGCGCGCTACAATGAAATATACGTCGTTCTTAAGGCCATGAGGCGAATCAAGCGCGCTACAATGGAATATACGTCGTCTTAAGCCATGAGGCAAAACAAGCGCATAACACATGTAACATTCGTCGTTCTTTAAGCCATGAAGCGAGGCAAACGCTACACATGAAATATACGTCGTTCTTTAAGCCATGAGGAGGGAAAAAGCGCGCTACAAAGAAATATAAATCGTTCTTAGAGCCATGAGGCGAAACAAGCGCGCTACACATGTAACATTCGTCGTTCTTTAAGCCAAACGCCGCTACACATGAAATTTACGTCGTTCTTTGAGCCATGAGGCGAAGCAAGTGCGCTACAATGAAATATACCTCGTTCTTAACGCCATGAGGCGAAACAAGCGGGTTAAACATGAAAAAGTCGTTCTTTTTACAGCCCCTCCACATCCTCGACGTTGCCATAATATTATCTAAGTGTCTATCTTTCTGATATTTAGCGGCACATTATTCCAAAGTCTTGTTGCTGATACAGCAAAAGAACGGCCTCCTTCAGTGTCACACTTATAATAAGGACAGATATAATTATAGCTAGCATGCCGCGTGATTCTGTTATGTTGTGTATTGTTAATCGTCAAGTGTTCATTGAGATAGTTCGGAAGAGAGCCATTTACGCGCTtctaaaaaataacacatttgttaattttactgTTCATAAAAAGGTATCCATCCCAGCTTATAGAAAGTGTCAGAGAGGGTGTTAGGTGGTCGGAATATGAAATGATTCTAGATGCACGTTTCTGTAATTTCAAGACTCTGTAAAGTGGTTCCTTGTCACATGATGACCAAATGACGTCAGCATAGCTCATTACTAGGCGAATAATGACATTGTTGAGCAACAGTCGCTGTTTAAGTGACAGAAAGGGCCTGATTATACTCAAAAGACCTATGCGCGAGGCAAGCTTATTGCAAAGATTTTCAACATGACAATCAAATGAGAGTGAACTATCGATTGTTAAATCTTAAAGTGTTGGACTTTTTCCATTTACGAGCCTATTGTCCTCAAATGTGACAACAAGTTCATTATTGATCTTAGACGCCAGGCGCTTTCCGGTGATCGTTAAGACTTTAGACTTTGACTCGTTGATTGGGAGTTTATTTGAGTCAGCGCAGTGACGTATTTCATCGGCGGAGATATTTAGTGAAAGTTTAAGTCAGGTAAATTATTAAAGTGAGCAGATGCTGCCAGGGCAACCCGTCTCCATCGGATCCGTAGGAGGCCATTTGCCGACATTTTCCATCCCTTTCACTATACTCAACATTGCTATATATTCCTAAGTGTCTCGCGAACTGACATGGGGCGATGTCCGATGGTCTCTTTCCACAGCGACCCGTCTCTATCGGATCCGACGGAGTCCGTTTGCCGACATTTTCCACCCCTTTCACTACTCTACCTTGCTGTATATTTTCTAAGACTATCGCGAATTGACGTGCGGCGAGTCCGATG is from Pocillopora verrucosa isolate sample1 chromosome 7, ASM3666991v2, whole genome shotgun sequence and encodes:
- the LOC131795889 gene encoding uncharacterized protein — its product is MRSGQIWFGFVILLMLASFSHCRQPRRILRPRLQDQERSFTAPTGNSPFTKRIRDRKNNVENAKHSQILAKQVSSPSLLPTAESEPLAVDPDAEVEATTETWPEAGPEWSIAFEEWGGAWEFHVYFFALIFLGYALYSAFFIVIGLYTGLKQKYLGFCLNAMMFILGFTRMFVLFTDPYHQGDLIHNTFAMRLLWSLGGPCLTSADCLVILALVETAKVSLAPPKMQKFGVILKIIVMHFLLVLTTEFVVASFIEAKAMLLFCQIFFIVWGTVLGVGYFVLGYKLDKKLYRHLEVKDKRALLYIRLIYASGVNNLILSVMFIYSSAGVFGIYSNVKYIDAWSWWAVQTCYRLGEVLSGILVFTVSANRQRIKRGADHTLEGDGLDDDSAQPGTKPFTPREKYRISSVLYDIASMRFLTMAGDQWTTMLEDLQETKHEVAMYYAREQMDAQTHTHTHAPDTQKEVGLQSISVDLHDANLEANESLALA
- the LOC131795939 gene encoding proline-rich transmembrane protein 4 gives rise to the protein MVLTEMNLTLTSMLILLCVVKFSPGGKGMFISETDFKTENEERAPRKTRAEPESEPESEPEAEGESKAEGEPSSENHSYTEPTSEYPEGETEPSPTPENWPEPGPRWEQAYETWRWAWELHVYLYATIYLLIGLYAGYYVIANVYDGLQGKYLSVSLNIMVSMFGFTRALVMFLDPYHQGGIIHNTAVMRVIWSLAGPCLTASDSLMILALIETAKISVAPPKLQKASTNIIIISFHFALVITTDCVVADYVEAKVMLLFCQLFFVTWGFVLGTINFILGYKLDKQLFSHKKPKETADKIYIYLIYASGLANYFLCAIIVYSACGVFGVYSDVQFVDAWPWWALQTMSRFSEILACVLIFTVSAKRTRVKKAVAQLTDEKSLDTIIPGGIGSTQSLSWSSRFRNCFKRKKVAADRNSGSAISLFTALREMALAATGENWYGTNLDPPMKDNGECWVETKTTSSVIHLPGKTKIHPHVNTTDDLGSDGEEVEKEYLELELRRVQSRRASMFTALHDAKKTRNTAFPPGKMTRLKPLFQTDNSGETSIKEIDSKRQNSGNTWGKWPETTLPNMANTEENY